One genomic segment of Macaca fascicularis isolate 582-1 chromosome 19, T2T-MFA8v1.1 includes these proteins:
- the LOC102126376 gene encoding leukocyte immunoglobulin-like receptor subfamily B member 3 isoform X8, translating to MTPALTALLCLGLSLDTRTHVQAGPLPKPTLWAEPGSVIIWGSPVTIWCQGTLEAQEYRLDKEGSTVPWDRQKPLEPKNKARFSTPYMTERYAGRFRCYYLSPAGWSERSDPLELVVTGVSRKPSLLTLQGPIVVPGEHLILQCGSDVGYDRFALYKEGERDFLQRPGQQPQAGLSQANFTLSPVRGSHGGQYRCYGAHNLSSEWSAPSDPLDILIAEQFYDVVSLSVQPGPTVASGENVTLLCQSRAQFHTFLLTREGAAHPPLHLRSEHQAQQYQAEFPMGPVTSAHAGTYRCYSSLSSNPHLLSYPSDPLELVVSGPSGGSSPPPTGPRSTPGLGRYLEALIGVSVAFVLLLFLLLFLVLRRQRQSKHKISDQRKTDFQRPAGAAEPEPKDRGLLRRSSAAADVQEENLYAAVKDTQPEDRVELDSQAAAPEDPQDVTYAQLQSLTLRREATEPPPSQEGEPPAEPSVYATLAIH from the exons ATGACCCCCGCCCTCACAGCCCTGCTCTGCCTCG GGCTGAGTCTGGACACCAGGACCCACGTGCAGGCAG GGCCCCTCCCCAAACCCACCCTCTGGGCTGAGCCTGGCTCTGTGATCATCTGGGGGAGCCCCGTGACCATCTGGTGTCAGGGGaccctggaggcccaggagtaCCGTCTGGATAAAGAGGGAAGCACAGTGCCATGGGACAGACAGAAACCACTGGAGCCCAAGAACAAGGCCAGATTCTCCACCCCATACATGACAGAGCGCTATGCAGGGAGATTTCGCTGTTACTATCTCAGCCCTGCAGGCTGGTCAGAGCGCAGTGACCCCCTGGAGCTGGTGGTGACAG GCGTGTCTAGGAAGCCCTCCCTCCTGACCCTGCAGGGCCCCATCGTGGTCCCTGGAGAGCACTTGATCCTCCAGTGTGGCTCTGATGTCGGCTACGACAGATTTGCTCTGTACAAGGAGGGGGAACGTGACTTCCTCCAGCGCCCCGGTCAGCAGCCCCAGGCTGGGCTCTCCCAGGCCAACTTCACCCTGAGCCCTGTGAGGGGCTCCCACGGGGGCCAGTACAGATGCTACGGTGCACACAACCTCTCCTCCGAATGGTCGGCCCCCAGTGACCCCCTGGACATCCTGATAGCAG AACAGTTCTATGATGTGGTCTCCCTCTCGGTgcagccgggccccacggtggcctcagGAGAGAACGTGACCCTGCTGTGTCAGTCACGGGCGCAGTTCCACACTTTCCTTCTGACCAGGGAGGGGGCAGCCCATCCCCCGCTGCATCTGAGATCAGAGCACCAAGCTCAGCAGTACCAGGCTGAATTCCCCATGGGTCCTGTGACCTCAGCCCACGCGGGGACCTACAGGTGCTACAGCTCACTCAGCTCCAACCCCCACCTGCTGTCTTATCCCAGTGACCCCCTGGAGCTCGTGGTCTCAG GACCCTCAGGGGGCTCCAGCCCCCCACCCACAGGGCCGCGCTCCACACCTG GTCTGGGAAGATACCTGGAGGCTTTGATTGGGGTCTCGGTGGCCTTCGTCctgctgctcttcctcctcctcttcctcgtcCTCCGACGTCAGCGTCAGAGCAAACACAAGATATCGG ACCAGAGAAAGACTGATTTCCAGCGTCCTGCAGGGGCTGCGGAGCCAGAGCCCAAGGACAGGGGCCTGCTGAGGAG GTCCAGCGCAGCTGCTGACGTCCAGGAAGAAAACCTct ATGCTGCCGTGAAGGACACACAGCCTGAGGACAGGGTGGAGCTGGACAGTCAG GCTGCTGCACCTGAAGACCCCCAGGATGTGACCTACGCCCAGCTGCAGAGCTTGACCCTCAGACGGGAGGCAACTGAGCCTCCTCCATCCCAGGAAGGGGAACCTCCAGCTGAGCCCAGCGTCTACGCCACCCTGGCCATCCACTAG
- the LOC102126376 gene encoding leukocyte immunoglobulin-like receptor subfamily B member 3 isoform X2 has translation MTPALTALLCLGLSLDTRTHVQAGPLPKPTLWAEPGSVIIWGSPVTIWCQGTLEAQEYRLDKEGSTVPWDRQKPLEPKNKARFSTPYMTERYAGRFRCYYLSPAGWSERSDPLELVVTGAYSKPTLSALPSPVVASGGNVTLRCGSPEGYQHFVLIEEGEHRLSRTLDSQQLHSGQFQALFPVGPVTPSHRWTFRCYYYYRNTPQVWSHPSDPLEILASGVSRKPSLLTLQGPIVVPGEHLILQCGSDVGYDRFALYKEGERDFLQRPGQQPQAGLSQANFTLSPVRGSHGGQYRCYGAHNLSSEWSAPSDPLDILIAEQFYDVVSLSVQPGPTVASGENVTLLCQSRAQFHTFLLTREGAAHPPLHLRSEHQAQQYQAEFPMGPVTSAHAGTYRCYSSLSSNPHLLSYPSDPLELVVSGLGRYLEALIGVSVAFVLLLFLLLFLVLRRQRQSKHKISDQRKTDFQRPAGAAEPEPKDRGLLRRSSAAADVQEENLYAAVKDTQPEDRVELDSQRPHDEDPQAVTYAQVKHSGPRREMASPPSPLSEEFLDTKDTQAEEDRQRDTEAGPFLSRPPGLPHPHHVPSLSLSPTAGCCT, from the exons ATGACCCCCGCCCTCACAGCCCTGCTCTGCCTCG GGCTGAGTCTGGACACCAGGACCCACGTGCAGGCAG GGCCCCTCCCCAAACCCACCCTCTGGGCTGAGCCTGGCTCTGTGATCATCTGGGGGAGCCCCGTGACCATCTGGTGTCAGGGGaccctggaggcccaggagtaCCGTCTGGATAAAGAGGGAAGCACAGTGCCATGGGACAGACAGAAACCACTGGAGCCCAAGAACAAGGCCAGATTCTCCACCCCATACATGACAGAGCGCTATGCAGGGAGATTTCGCTGTTACTATCTCAGCCCTGCAGGCTGGTCAGAGCGCAGTGACCCCCTGGAGCTGGTGGTGACAG GAGCCTACAGCAAACCCACTCtctcagccctgcccagccctgtggTGGCCTCAGGAGGGAACGTGACCCTCCGATGTGGCTCACCGGAGGGATATCAGCATTTTGTTCTGATTGAGGAAGGAGAACACAGGCTCTCCCGGACCCTGGACTCACAGCAGCTCCACAGTGGGCAGTTCCAGGCCCTGTTCCCTGTGGGCCCCGTGACCCCCAGCCACAGGTGGACGTTCAGATGCTATTACTATTATAGGAACACCCCCCAGGTGTGGTCCCACCCCAGTGACCCCCTGGAGATTCTGGCCTCAG GCGTGTCTAGGAAGCCCTCCCTCCTGACCCTGCAGGGCCCCATCGTGGTCCCTGGAGAGCACTTGATCCTCCAGTGTGGCTCTGATGTCGGCTACGACAGATTTGCTCTGTACAAGGAGGGGGAACGTGACTTCCTCCAGCGCCCCGGTCAGCAGCCCCAGGCTGGGCTCTCCCAGGCCAACTTCACCCTGAGCCCTGTGAGGGGCTCCCACGGGGGCCAGTACAGATGCTACGGTGCACACAACCTCTCCTCCGAATGGTCGGCCCCCAGTGACCCCCTGGACATCCTGATAGCAG AACAGTTCTATGATGTGGTCTCCCTCTCGGTgcagccgggccccacggtggcctcagGAGAGAACGTGACCCTGCTGTGTCAGTCACGGGCGCAGTTCCACACTTTCCTTCTGACCAGGGAGGGGGCAGCCCATCCCCCGCTGCATCTGAGATCAGAGCACCAAGCTCAGCAGTACCAGGCTGAATTCCCCATGGGTCCTGTGACCTCAGCCCACGCGGGGACCTACAGGTGCTACAGCTCACTCAGCTCCAACCCCCACCTGCTGTCTTATCCCAGTGACCCCCTGGAGCTCGTGGTCTCAG GTCTGGGAAGATACCTGGAGGCTTTGATTGGGGTCTCGGTGGCCTTCGTCctgctgctcttcctcctcctcttcctcgtcCTCCGACGTCAGCGTCAGAGCAAACACAAGATATCGG ACCAGAGAAAGACTGATTTCCAGCGTCCTGCAGGGGCTGCGGAGCCAGAGCCCAAGGACAGGGGCCTGCTGAGGAG GTCCAGCGCAGCTGCTGACGTCCAGGAAGAAAACCTct ATGCTGCCGTGAAGGACACACAGCCTGAGGACAGGGTGGAGCTGGACAGTCAG AGGCCACACGATGAAGACCCCCAGGCAGTGACATACGCCCAGGTGAAACACTCCGGACCTAGGAGAGAAAtggcctcccctccctccccactgtcCGAGGAATTCCTGGACACAAAGGACACACAGGCGGAAGAGGACAGGCAGAGGGACACTGAGGCTGGTCCTTTCCTCTCCAGGCCCCCaggcctcccccacccccaccatgttCCTTCCCTCTCACTCTCCCCCACTGCAGGCTGCTGCACCTGA
- the LOC102126376 gene encoding leukocyte immunoglobulin-like receptor subfamily B member 3 isoform X1: MTPALTALLCLGLSLDTRTHVQAGPLPKPTLWAEPGSVIIWGSPVTIWCQGTLEAQEYRLDKEGSTVPWDRQKPLEPKNKARFSTPYMTERYAGRFRCYYLSPAGWSERSDPLELVVTGAYSKPTLSALPSPVVASGGNVTLRCGSPEGYQHFVLIEEGEHRLSRTLDSQQLHSGQFQALFPVGPVTPSHRWTFRCYYYYRNTPQVWSHPSDPLEILASGVSRKPSLLTLQGPIVVPGEHLILQCGSDVGYDRFALYKEGERDFLQRPGQQPQAGLSQANFTLSPVRGSHGGQYRCYGAHNLSSEWSAPSDPLDILIAEQFYDVVSLSVQPGPTVASGENVTLLCQSRAQFHTFLLTREGAAHPPLHLRSEHQAQQYQAEFPMGPVTSAHAGTYRCYSSLSSNPHLLSYPSDPLELVVSGPSGGSSPPPTGPRSTPGLGRYLEALIGVSVAFVLLLFLLLFLVLRRQRQSKHKISDQRKTDFQRPAGAAEPEPKDRGLLRRSSAAADVQEENLYAAVKDTQPEDRVELDSQRPHDEDPQAVTYAQVKHSGPRREMASPPSPLSEEFLDTKDTQAEEDRQRDTEAGPFLSRPPGLPHPHHVPSLSLSPTAGCCT, translated from the exons ATGACCCCCGCCCTCACAGCCCTGCTCTGCCTCG GGCTGAGTCTGGACACCAGGACCCACGTGCAGGCAG GGCCCCTCCCCAAACCCACCCTCTGGGCTGAGCCTGGCTCTGTGATCATCTGGGGGAGCCCCGTGACCATCTGGTGTCAGGGGaccctggaggcccaggagtaCCGTCTGGATAAAGAGGGAAGCACAGTGCCATGGGACAGACAGAAACCACTGGAGCCCAAGAACAAGGCCAGATTCTCCACCCCATACATGACAGAGCGCTATGCAGGGAGATTTCGCTGTTACTATCTCAGCCCTGCAGGCTGGTCAGAGCGCAGTGACCCCCTGGAGCTGGTGGTGACAG GAGCCTACAGCAAACCCACTCtctcagccctgcccagccctgtggTGGCCTCAGGAGGGAACGTGACCCTCCGATGTGGCTCACCGGAGGGATATCAGCATTTTGTTCTGATTGAGGAAGGAGAACACAGGCTCTCCCGGACCCTGGACTCACAGCAGCTCCACAGTGGGCAGTTCCAGGCCCTGTTCCCTGTGGGCCCCGTGACCCCCAGCCACAGGTGGACGTTCAGATGCTATTACTATTATAGGAACACCCCCCAGGTGTGGTCCCACCCCAGTGACCCCCTGGAGATTCTGGCCTCAG GCGTGTCTAGGAAGCCCTCCCTCCTGACCCTGCAGGGCCCCATCGTGGTCCCTGGAGAGCACTTGATCCTCCAGTGTGGCTCTGATGTCGGCTACGACAGATTTGCTCTGTACAAGGAGGGGGAACGTGACTTCCTCCAGCGCCCCGGTCAGCAGCCCCAGGCTGGGCTCTCCCAGGCCAACTTCACCCTGAGCCCTGTGAGGGGCTCCCACGGGGGCCAGTACAGATGCTACGGTGCACACAACCTCTCCTCCGAATGGTCGGCCCCCAGTGACCCCCTGGACATCCTGATAGCAG AACAGTTCTATGATGTGGTCTCCCTCTCGGTgcagccgggccccacggtggcctcagGAGAGAACGTGACCCTGCTGTGTCAGTCACGGGCGCAGTTCCACACTTTCCTTCTGACCAGGGAGGGGGCAGCCCATCCCCCGCTGCATCTGAGATCAGAGCACCAAGCTCAGCAGTACCAGGCTGAATTCCCCATGGGTCCTGTGACCTCAGCCCACGCGGGGACCTACAGGTGCTACAGCTCACTCAGCTCCAACCCCCACCTGCTGTCTTATCCCAGTGACCCCCTGGAGCTCGTGGTCTCAG GACCCTCAGGGGGCTCCAGCCCCCCACCCACAGGGCCGCGCTCCACACCTG GTCTGGGAAGATACCTGGAGGCTTTGATTGGGGTCTCGGTGGCCTTCGTCctgctgctcttcctcctcctcttcctcgtcCTCCGACGTCAGCGTCAGAGCAAACACAAGATATCGG ACCAGAGAAAGACTGATTTCCAGCGTCCTGCAGGGGCTGCGGAGCCAGAGCCCAAGGACAGGGGCCTGCTGAGGAG GTCCAGCGCAGCTGCTGACGTCCAGGAAGAAAACCTct ATGCTGCCGTGAAGGACACACAGCCTGAGGACAGGGTGGAGCTGGACAGTCAG AGGCCACACGATGAAGACCCCCAGGCAGTGACATACGCCCAGGTGAAACACTCCGGACCTAGGAGAGAAAtggcctcccctccctccccactgtcCGAGGAATTCCTGGACACAAAGGACACACAGGCGGAAGAGGACAGGCAGAGGGACACTGAGGCTGGTCCTTTCCTCTCCAGGCCCCCaggcctcccccacccccaccatgttCCTTCCCTCTCACTCTCCCCCACTGCAGGCTGCTGCACCTGA